A window of Otariodibacter oris genomic DNA:
ATTTAGAATAAATCATCCTGAAAGTGAGGACAATTTAAGGAAAAATGAGGACAAAACAGGGTCAAAATAGGACAAAATGGGGGTAAAATAGGACAATAATTTTTATTAAGTAATTGATATTATTATATATTGTTAAAATTGTCCTCATTGTCCTACAAAAAAATACCTTTCCCACGTGAGAAAAAATAAAAATAGGTTGAGTTGTGTTCATATGAACACGACTGAACTATGGTGATATGTCCACGGTTGAACTGGGTTCATATGAGCTCGATTGATCCAGTTATGGAGATATGTCCATGACTGAACTATAGTGATAAGACCACGTTTGAAGTGTTTCGGTATCGAAACGGTTGGAATAGATAAATATTCAGTTGTTTTCATATCGAAACAACTCAAATTAAAGGGATTGCGTGAGGAGGGAGGGCATAAAGCCCTCTTTTAAGTATTAAGCTACTTTTAAATGATATTTCGGTAATGTGCCTTGCGAGCATTCATCTATAAAGTCAGCCCACGCCTGAAGAATATCAAAACGTTGTCTTATATAGTCCGCTCTGTTATACGCCATTCTGATTCTGTCTTGGTTGATATGAGATAGAGTAACCTCGATTAGCTCTGGATTATAGCCTTTCTCGTTTAGGTAGGTACTGGCAATACTCCGCAACCCGTGAGCTACTAGCTTACCCTTGTAACCCATACGCTTTATAGCTGAGTTGGCGGTCTGTGTATTACAGTGAGTTTTAGGATTCTTTACGCTAGGGAATAAATATTCCTTATCGCCACTTAGTTTTTTAATTTCTCGCAATAATGCCATAGCTTGACGTGATAGCGTTACTTTATGCTCTCGCCCTTTGTTGTCTTCTTTGAGTCCTTTATTAATATAAATCGTCCATATCCTCGCCTTTTCGTCTATATCGCTATATTTGGCGGTTGCTGATTCATTAGGGCGTGTCATTGTGAGTAACTGCCATAAGATTAAAAAGCGTGTCTGTGCGTGAATCTGTGCGTTATTTAAGGCATAAAGAAACTCAGGTAAATCATCAGGCTTAATCGTCTTAAAATGCTCTACGGTTGGGCTGTCGAATTCCTTTGATATGTTGGCGGTTGGATTGTATGGGATTATTTCACGGTGTACCGCATAGGTCATTATCTCATTAAGTTTCTGAATCGACCGCTTTAATGCCTCTAGTGTGCCTTTATCCTGTAATGGCTTGAATGCTTTTAGTGCCATAGGTGCGGTTATTTGGGATATAGGGAGCTTACCAAAAGCAGGCAGTAAGTGCCTTTTGATTAAGCTCTCAATATCTCTCGCATAATTGGCGGAAAAGTTCTTCCGTGTCTTGCGATACTCGAACCACTGCCACGCTATAACCTCGAAGGTATTATTTAGCTCATTGTATCGGGCGGTTTCCTCATTTTGTCGTTGAGCCAGTGGATCGATATTCTGAGCAAGTAACGCTCTGTAATTCTCTCTAATCTCTCTTGCTTGAGCTAGTGATAAGTCAGGGTAACGACCTAAAGCAATTTCAGATCGTTTCTTCGTAAACGGTTTATAGTAGTTAAACCGCCACAACTTCGAACCGTTTACCTTAACCAGTAAATAAAGTCCTTGTCCATCTTGTAGCTTATTGTCTGCTAATTTTCCACTAGCGGACTTTTTAGGTTTCGCTTTC
This region includes:
- a CDS encoding integrase arm-type DNA-binding domain-containing protein, encoding MARTTKPLTYTEIEKAKPKKSASGKLADNKLQDGQGLYLLVKVNGSKLWRFNYYKPFTKKRSEIALGRYPDLSLAQAREIRENYRALLAQNIDPLAQRQNEETARYNELNNTFEVIAWQWFEYRKTRKNFSANYARDIESLIKRHLLPAFGKLPISQITAPMALKAFKPLQDKGTLEALKRSIQKLNEIMTYAVHREIIPYNPTANISKEFDSPTVEHFKTIKPDDLPEFLYALNNAQIHAQTRFLILWQLLTMTRPNESATAKYSDIDEKARIWTIYINKGLKEDNKGREHKVTLSRQAMALLREIKKLSGDKEYLFPSVKNPKTHCNTQTANSAIKRMGYKGKLVAHGLRSIASTYLNEKGYNPELIEVTLSHINQDRIRMAYNRADYIRQRFDILQAWADFIDECSQGTLPKYHLKVA